DNA sequence from the Malus domestica chromosome 11, GDT2T_hap1 genome:
CACCAGGGACAACCGGTAGGTCTGGTACTCAACAACACTATTTTAGATTTCACGTGTTTTTGTTTGCATTAACAGTTTCTCCATGCCTATATATATTTACAGGCACCGCGAACTTTTTAAATCACTACCATCAAATCCTACctcaaaaagaaaacaagaaaaaaacaagAGTCAAAACCCTTTCCTAGTGCAGTGATGGAACCCAACGTTGGCTTTCTCTCATTGTGCTTGCTAGTCACCTTCATTATTCGTTTTCTGATCAAACGTTTTTGGCATCAAAGCGACAATAAAAACGATAGCAAAGTATTCAAGCCAAACTATCCACTTCCTCCCACTCCAAAATGCCTAAAACCATGGCCTATTGTCGGCAACCTCCCTGAATTGCTGGCTAACAAGCCCACATTCCGGTGGATACACAAGATGATGGACGAAATGAACACTGAAATTGCATGCATCCGTCTTGGGAACACGAATGTGATTCCCATCACTTGCCCTCAACTCAGCCGCGAAATCTTAAAGAAGCAGGACGCAATCTTCGCGTCGCGTCCGCGTATCATTTCCACTTTTCTTGTCACCAAGGGATACAAAACTGCGGCTCTGGTGCCCTTCGGAGAACAATGGAAGAAAATGAGGAAGGTAATAACAAGCGAATTGCTTACTCCAATGAGGCACAAGTGGCTCACGGACAAAAGGGTTGAAGAGGCCGATCACATCGTCAAGTATGTGTACAACCAGTGCAACAACAATGAAGGTGGTGGCATTGTAAATTTGAGACTTGCCACTCAACATTATTGTGCAAATGTGATTAAGAAAATGGTTCTCAACAAGAGGTACTTTGGGGAGGAAATGGAGGATGGTGGGCCTGGTTTGGAGGAACAAAAGTATTTAGAAAATGTATTTACAATACTTAACTACATCTATTCATTTTCTGTATCCGATTACATTCCATGCTTGAGAGGGCTTGACTTGGATGGCCATGAGAAGATTATCAAGGATGCCATAAGAGATACAACAAAATACCAAGACCCCTTAATCGAAGAGAGGGTTTGTGAACATCAGAAACTTGGCAATAACAAGGAGGCACACGACTTGCTTGACATTCTTATCTCTCTGAAAGATAAGAATGGCGAACCCTTACTGTCTCTGGAAGAAATCAAAGCTCAATTCAGTGTAAGCTCTTATTATCTCTCTCAATTATTATATTTTCATATGTATTACGTGCATGTTCTTATAACTATTAGGTGTAAATGCATGTATAGATAAATATTGCTAAGAATGTAAATGAATCGCAAATGCGTCAATAACAGTacaataaacacaaaaatagttGTGTAATACGATAtgataatgctaggaagactaaatttgtagaaaaaaattgcaaactaaatgatgtatcaccaatatgaatgaacacgtttatcaacgctaaaataataatttaatcaacaattttcatgtcatttagtttacaatattttatatgcaaatttagtctccatAGAAATACTATAATACTCTTAAGTGTTGTTACTAATTCTCGTGTAATCTATGCATCAAAAACTACTTCACCATGCAAGGTATTTCCTTCCATTAACGtgaaattcattctcaacacatcATTTaagctcttttctttttcctccatACGACTAAACTGAAATGATCAATATGCATCTTCTGCCATTTTTCTTTGTCAGTACCAATTAATGATCAAGAAATTAACATGTATACTTGTTGTGTGGATACAGGAACTAACAATAGCAGCAGTGGACAATCCCTCAAATGCTGCTGAATGGGCAATTGCAGAGATGATAAATCAACCTGAACTCTTTGAGAAAGCAACACAAGAACTTGATGCTGTGGTCGGAAAGAACAGACAAGTTCAAGAGTCGGATTTGTCGCAGCTCAACTTCGTAAAGGCATGCGCCAGAGAAGCCTTCCGCCTCCACCCGGTGGCACCGTTCAATGTACCTCACGTGTCTATGGCCGACACAACCGTCGGAGATTACTTCATCCCCAAGGGTAGCCACGTGATTCTCAGCCGAGTCGGACTGGGCCGCAACCCTAAAGTTTGGGACGAGCCTCTCAAGTTCAAGCCGGAGCGGCACCTAAAGGACGACGGGTCCGGGGTGGTGCTCACCGAGTCGGAATTGCGGTTCATTTCGTTCAGCACGGGGATGCGGGGCTGCGTAGCGAGTACACTCGGCACTGCCATGACCGTAATGCTGTTTGCTAGGCTTCTTCATGGGTTTACATGGCACGTGCCACCCACTGAGTCAACCATCGAACTCACCGAGTCAACAAACGATCTCTCACTCGCGAAGCCACTGCTTGCATATGCAAAGCCACGTTTGCCTGCTCATGTTTACCAAACGAAATGATTTGAATTGGGTCAAGAGAATCAGTTTCCCTAGGCATGCATGCAAGATTTGATTAGGCTTAAATAAGTGGTACAAATCTTATACCATCTTGtattaaactaaataatgtTATATAATATTTACTATGTAATGGGTGTTTGCACAAATATCCACCTAAAGTACTTATAGGGGTGTGCAAATTTATCGCTGAGTATTTCAGTTCTTTTAATGTGTCACATAGACTATGCTCCATGTAGCAATGTGGCATATActttttttgtgttaaaattattAGTCACGTGTGCATTCCATTTTCTTAAGAATATTATGCTCCTCCTATCGTTGCCATAAAAAAAAGGATATTATGCTCCTTTCAGTTCTATCTTTTTTTCCTCATAAAGTGTTCAAGAAAATCACCGAAGATGTTCCAAATTGTAATTAAGTTACCATTTCATAAATGTGGAGATGAGTATGAGTTTAAGAGTTTGAAAGGCCTGTTGCCGTTCAGAGACTTCGATTAAGCTTGCTCGTCTCCAACCTATATATCTGAGACCTTGTTAAAGTCCAGCTTTTTTAGCTCATAAATTATTCTTGAATTGATGCAACAGAGAGATGGCTTCTAAGAATCAGAGAGAGACGGATAGAAAGTGAGAGAACGAGAAAGGTGAGATGAGACAGTAAAACATTATTTTGGTGTCGAAACTCGGAGAGAGCCTAAACTGGATTTGACATGCATTTGTCGCGAGTATGGCTTCTGGTCTCAGTGCCACGGGATGGCtcgagagaaaaagaaagtagGTGTGCCATTATTGAAGGTTTGCCAACAGACTGATTGTGTTTGAGTGTGTATGAGAGTTGCGAAGAAAACTAACTTCTTAACCAAATAATTGTGCACCAAGAGGAACGTTAGTTTGGttaggttaattttttttttttttttcatgccgCGAGTGAACAAAGAGTTACACTTCAACGTGATTTTGCGTGTATTTTCCTAGAAAGTAAATGAAATTATAATAGAAATTAAAACGAGAAATTGAATGTAATAATTTCATGATGAAGTCAAGATTACTAACGTTTACAAAAGTAAATTTAGGCTGATGAGCCGAGCTACATGACTTAAAAAGCAAATAGACTTGAAAATGTAAAGTAGTAAGCTCCAGAAAGATTTAGGCCATGTTAATTAATAGACAGCTGATATCACTGGTATCTAACTAGACTCAAATGGAAAACATTCCACCAAATAGTGATCGGGGTGGTTGGAATTGCATCTCAACCGAATCATACCACGGGGTCAAAGCTGTAAAAAAAATTCGATCTTAGGGATTATAGGCATTATTTGCTTCAAAGAAAGGCTTTGAGATTGTAGCTAAATAGCTAAAGGTTTTGCTGAAGAGCAATTGAGTTTGCGCTGGAGAGAAGTTAGGTTGATTGAATAACCACTCAAGGTCTGGTATGATCTTATAGATTTAATTTAATGAAGGTCTAAGCTTGAAGGCCTCTGCCTCTATTATAGACAGTTGAGAAGGAGCAATATGGATCTTATCGTTGAGCAAGGGTAGATCGGCCATTTGGCTATCACTTACTGCAATTTGTGATTGGTGGCCTTCAGCTTTGTCCTATGGAGTTTCGCACGAATTATTGCAGTAACATCAACCTGTCAGACAATTTGTTCATTGACATTTAAGGAGGTGAGATATTTTCAGGTTTAGTTGTCCGCATGGTAGACGTGCTTCGGGGAGCACCATGTCTGAGCCTTTTAACGGGTTGAGGTGAAATGAGCTGGTCGTCCGAGTGCTAAGATAAGATCCTAGATTGTGCTTAGAAGTTAGTGGGCCAAAATCGTGCGATTATGTAAATAAAAATAGATTTGCCTAAGAGtaagccttatttttcttcatgGCCCAAATACATTCAGGAGAAATTATTATGTTGTACAGTACTATCACATCAGTATATGATACTTccatttaaaatttaacatgTGTTCAATTATTATACAACTAgacttaaaacttaaaattaacataaaaatgaaattaaaggAAACCAAAACTGCGGCAAACTCGCATTCTTCCTCCTACCCTacactctctttcttctttctctacCACATTTCTctaccaccttaggtggcatctgatgtggacaaccacatcatttgaaaattttacaaaacctaaggaaaggaaggagaaagactcctcgtataccacaatcataatttaattaactagtttttcttaattattagtttattaaataataaattaaatttaaaaatctgattaattcaaatgatgtggttatccacatcaaatgccacctaaggtggtatgaaaatgtggtacaaaaacatggtatgaataacattacttcTCTGATGCATTGACCCTCGCACACTTGTTCGCCATGGACGAGACCTTTGCTAGACCCGCCGAGGCTGCACCCGGACGGAAACCCATGTCGTCTATTGATTTCCTTCAGAGGTTGTTGTTTGATTCAAAAACACGATGTTTGATTTTGGTTTCTGTACTTTTGCATATGAAGGTTTGATTTTGGTTCCTCTACTTTTGCATCTGAAGGTTTGATTTTTTGCCGTCCGATCGGGACTCGAGAACAGTCTCCCGATTCTAAAATATGGCGCCAACGCCGGCAGCCATGGTTgctgaattttttttcattttcctcttttaaattttttatgttttaagaaTTAAATAGATATTTAATCCAACTGTAAATAAGTTGTATATATGTCAGATTTTGGGTAGAAGTATCACCGTTGACGTGGTGATACGGTATCACTCTATAATTTCTCCACATTCAACCAAAAATGAGCTAACAACAAATTGACCTTTTTGATTTAGACTTAGTCAACGCACAaaatttttagagaaaattctAGCTTATTTTTGTGTTAGTTAATGTCTATTGAATTTAggttttttagctaaaatggtctctgagatttgcataactcctcattttggtccctgagatttcaaatcaatagaagtggtccctgagattgtccaccatacatcactttggtcattccgttaaaaactccgttaagtgtcccggagctcttggccggaagtttgggtaattttcaaaacttcgtaactcaatcgtttcttaaccaaattcgacccataatatatcaaaatgaagataggaaagtgtagaataagattatattgatttggaagcccaatggttaccCAAGATGGTTAGAAAATAGCcttaaagttgactggtccgagggaaaactggaaaactcgtcggaaactgggtaaactttaaacgttcataacttattcaatactcaacaacatcaagtgattcaaaaacaaaaatcatacttctcgacgatacgaagagaatggtacctttttggATGGCtaactcgtcgtggtttggccgaaaaatggcTCAAAAGTGGCTAAGACAGCCATTTTTCGAGctgtttttcggccaaaccataGCGAGTTAGCCGTCAAAAAGGTACTATTATCTTCGTAtcatcaagaagtatgattttcatttttgaatgaCTTAATTTCGTTGagcattgaagaagttatgaacgtttaaagtttacccagtttccgacgagttttccagttttccctcggaccagtcaactttgatgctattttccgaccattttcggcaaccattgggcttccaaataggtataatcttattctatactttcctatcttcattttgatatattatgggtcgaatttggttaagaaacgattaagttacgaagctttgaaaattgcccaaacttccggccaagagctccgggacacttaataGAGTTTTCAACCAAATTTCTTGGATGGTGATGTGGAAGCTGAGGAAGCAACGCAAGTGGACTTTGTCACCGTCGAGGAGGACGAACCAGAGGGCAAACAAGCTCAACTTAAAGCCGCCCTCGCTGAGTTGTTTCCCCACTCATCTACCAATGCCCTTCAGCATCTGAAGCCGTTGTATGTTACGGCTTATATTGAAGGATACCCGGTTTCCAAAGTGTTCGTCGATTGCGACGCAATAGTCAACATCATGCCCGTATCCATCATGTAAGCACTACGACGTTCCAACGACGAACTCATCCCGTCCAGGGCAACCATGAGTAGCTTTGTCGGAGACAAGTCTCAGACAAAGGTTGTGATTCCCCTCGAAGTGAACGTGTCGGTCGTAACCACATGACCGTATTTTTTATAATCAATTCCAAAAATGAGTATAATGCACTACTCGGCCATGATTAGATCCATCAAACAGGATGTATTCCTTCGTCGTTATACCAAGTCATTGTCTTCTGGGACGATGAATCAGTTTTAGTTCACCCGGTCGATAATCAACCGTTTACGGCGAATATGATTCAGGCTCGATACTATGATGATCACGTCGGATACATCACTCTCCAAGGCTTTAATGAGGaaggacggccgactcggataTCAGTATAAAAGACCATTGAGGTAGGTGTCGAGACTGTGCACCAGGATTTGGTGAGACTTGGGTTGGCCAATCTGATGACCAACAATGATGTCTGAATCTGAACACGAAAGGCgtcgggccgcggtttcatcaaCCAtagaacgactgctggcccattggtacgCCATATCAAAGCATCCCAATTCAGGTGTAAACTTAGTGGAGTTTCTTGTCAAAGAAGAAAATAGTCCGTCTCTGTCGTTCGATAACGTTCGAGCTGCTCCAGCCGAACTGGAAGATAGTCGGCCCCAAGTCAAAGATCCTTTGCAGGAAATTAATGTTGGGATGGCCGATGACCAACGACCTTTATTCATTAGTGCTTTGCTACCCCAACCTATGAAAGCCGAACTTTGTGCCTTACTTCTGGAGtctaaagattgttttgcttggagctatcATGAGATGCCTGGTTTGGATCGAACGCTCGTTGAACATGAGTTACGCATTAAATCTGGGTGTAAACCATTCCATCAACCACCTTGACGATTCTCAACCGAAGTACAACTCGGCATCAAGGATGAACTTGTTCGACTCCTGAAAGCtgggttcattcggacagctcgatacgtCGAATAGTTGACCAATATCGTccctgttttaaagaaaagtggtgcgTTACGTATTTGTATCGATTTAAGCAATCTAAATCTGGCAACTCCGAAAGATGAGTATCCCATGCCGTTTTCAGATTTGTTAATCGACACCGTGGTAAATCATGCAatattatcttttatggatggacatgccgatTACAACCAGATTTTCATCGCCGAAGCTGATGTTCACAAGACCACTTTTCGTTGCCTgggggcactcggcacataCGAATgagttgtcatgccattcgacCTCAAGAACGCTGGAGCCACGTACTAACGAGCAATGAATgccatatttcatgatttaattggaaccatcgtcgaagtttacaTTGACGATCTTGTCATCAAATCAAAAACGTCGGTAAATATATATGGATGATCTCAGACAAGCTTTCCTACGCATGCGCCAGCACAACCTcaaaatgaatcctgccaaatgtaCCTTCGGTGTGTCAGCCGGTAATTTTTTAGGATTCCTCATGCATCACCGTGGGATTGAGGTCGACGAGAATAAAGCATATGCAATCATCGATGCCCCACCCTCTACGACAAAAAAACAACTACAATCGTTGGTCGGCAAGATTAATTTCCTTCGCTgattcattgctaatttggcAGGGAAAATGCGAGCCTTTTCTACACTTTTAAAGCTCAAGGATTCTGACCATTTCGAGTGGCGGAGTGAACATCAAGCGACTTTTACACAAATCAAGGTTTCTCTCACGACCCCAATCGTTCTTATGCCACCTTGTCGAGGCAAACCCCTTAAGTTATACATCTCCGCGGCCGAAAAGTCTATTGGTTTCCTCCTTGCTCAAGACAATGATGCTGGGTGCGAACATGCCATTTTTTACCTTAGTCGGCATCTCAATCCACCAAagatcaattattccgccgtCAAGAAACTTTGCCTTGTATTATTTTTTGCTGCATCAAAAATTAAGCATGACATGCTCTTGTCGGTCACACAAGTTATCGCCCAGACTAACGTCATTCACTACATGCTCACTCGGCCAATAGTGaaaggccgaattgggaagtgAACAATGGCGTTATCCGAATTTAGCTTGCAATATGTGCCTCATAAGGCTGTCAAAGGCCAAGCCCTGGTTGATTTCCTCGCCCAATAACCTTCCCCATATGGCTTCGGAGAGAACAACGTCGAAATAGGCATGGTGGAAAAACGTGATAATTACTGGATAATGTACTTTGATGGTTCTAGTACTTTCGCTTCGGTCGGTGTTGGGATAGTTATTCAATCCCCAACccacgatcgttggtatttttctttAAAGCTTGATTTTGATTAtaccaataatcaggccgaatacgaagcccttgtaATCGGCCTTGGCGTCCTTCATGACTTACGGGTGACCCGTGCCCTCATCTTCGGCTATTCTGAACTTGTAATTAACTAACTTAATGGTTTTTTTCAATGCATGAGTTGCACTCTggcaccctaccacatggttgccagctatttggccgagtccttcAACTGTATTACATTTGAACACATTTCCTGAATTCATAACACTGACGCGGACGAATTGGCTCAAATCGCATCTGGAGCGCAACTCTtgggggggcaagctaggctgGGAAATACCTGTGTTGTAATGATcgtacccggccttggttaatcAGCAAGTCATTCGACCCGATAACGTGATACGCACACGAGTCATGTCATTGCCTTCGTTATTGGAACGTTAAGACCCTATAGACGTTTGTGATGTCAAGGTAATACCAGATGACTGGAGGAAGTCCATTATACGGTATCTTGATAATCCAAATGGCAAACACGACCGCAAGACAAGGATTCATGCCACGAACCATGTCGTATATCAAAACGAACTATACCGAAAAGGTGAAGATGGTCTATTATTgttatgcctcggcccccaaaaGGCTTCTCAAGCAATCACAGAAGTTCATGAAGGAATGTGTGGAGCTTATCAATCCGGACGGAATATGCGGTGGTTGCTTCGACGacacggctatttttggccgagTATATTGAAGGATTATATCAAGTTCGCATAAGGTTGTGTACAGTGCCAGATTTATGGTCATATACAAAGGGTCCT
Encoded proteins:
- the LOC103447596 gene encoding phenylalanine N-monooxygenase CYP79D16-like, with the translated sequence MEPNVGFLSLCLLVTFIIRFLIKRFWHQSDNKNDSKVFKPNYPLPPTPKCLKPWPIVGNLPELLANKPTFRWIHKMMDEMNTEIACIRLGNTNVIPITCPQLSREILKKQDAIFASRPRIISTFLVTKGYKTAALVPFGEQWKKMRKVITSELLTPMRHKWLTDKRVEEADHIVKYVYNQCNNNEGGGIVNLRLATQHYCANVIKKMVLNKRYFGEEMEDGGPGLEEQKYLENVFTILNYIYSFSVSDYIPCLRGLDLDGHEKIIKDAIRDTTKYQDPLIEERVCEHQKLGNNKEAHDLLDILISLKDKNGEPLLSLEEIKAQFSELTIAAVDNPSNAAEWAIAEMINQPELFEKATQELDAVVGKNRQVQESDLSQLNFVKACAREAFRLHPVAPFNVPHVSMADTTVGDYFIPKGSHVILSRVGLGRNPKVWDEPLKFKPERHLKDDGSGVVLTESELRFISFSTGMRGCVASTLGTAMTVMLFARLLHGFTWHVPPTESTIELTESTNDLSLAKPLLAYAKPRLPAHVYQTK